A part of Paenibacillus sp. 481 genomic DNA contains:
- a CDS encoding beta-ketoacyl-[acyl-carrier-protein] synthase family protein: MKKRIAITGLGVLSPIGSGVNKFWEALIAGEIGTRTITSFDTSIYSVNQGGEVLDMDPASFFRQLDPNVLGRTTQLAVASSWMAWDDAQVPSDYYSSERVGVCIGTGIGNSSILENSHDIELSGEQKVRSEYVANYPLASVANAVSTELGFEGPSLTISTACASGNYAISRGIDLIHEGVLDVAVVGGADGMSRFCYTAFHRLGAIAPEVCQPFTNDRKGMIVSEGAASLVLEDMEKAIERGATIYAELVGYGLACDAYHLTAPHVEGLGAVLAMNRAIEDADIERNEVSYINAHGTGTKANDSSESLAVYTTFGEQADLIPVSSIKSMLGHTMGASSAIEAVACTLAIRHSVIPPTMNVSELDADCVKNVVPNQAVHQPVKVAISNSFAFGGNISTIVLRGVTE; the protein is encoded by the coding sequence ATGAAAAAACGGATCGCAATTACGGGTCTTGGTGTTCTTTCCCCAATCGGATCTGGAGTTAATAAGTTTTGGGAAGCATTAATTGCAGGTGAGATTGGTACGAGAACCATAACATCTTTTGACACTTCAATATACAGTGTTAATCAGGGAGGGGAAGTGCTGGATATGGATCCAGCCTCCTTCTTTCGGCAGTTAGACCCTAACGTATTGGGGAGAACAACGCAATTAGCTGTGGCTTCATCATGGATGGCATGGGATGATGCTCAGGTACCAAGCGATTATTATTCCAGCGAGCGGGTTGGTGTATGTATAGGCACTGGAATTGGTAACAGCTCTATTTTGGAAAATAGCCATGATATTGAATTAAGCGGGGAACAAAAAGTGCGTTCGGAATATGTAGCTAACTATCCCTTAGCTTCTGTTGCAAATGCAGTTTCTACTGAATTAGGGTTTGAAGGACCCAGCCTAACAATATCTACTGCCTGTGCATCTGGTAATTATGCGATTAGTCGGGGGATAGATTTGATCCACGAAGGAGTTCTAGATGTAGCTGTTGTAGGTGGAGCGGATGGCATGTCTAGATTTTGCTATACCGCATTTCATCGTCTGGGAGCGATTGCACCCGAAGTATGCCAACCATTTACAAATGATCGAAAAGGGATGATCGTAAGTGAAGGGGCAGCTAGTTTAGTATTGGAAGATATGGAAAAAGCAATTGAACGTGGTGCTACCATTTATGCTGAACTTGTAGGATATGGCCTTGCTTGTGACGCGTACCATCTTACTGCACCTCATGTTGAAGGATTAGGTGCAGTACTTGCCATGAATAGAGCCATCGAAGATGCTGATATTGAGAGAAATGAGGTCTCTTATATTAATGCCCATGGCACTGGAACGAAAGCAAATGACTCGAGTGAGTCGCTGGCCGTTTACACCACTTTTGGGGAACAAGCCGATTTAATTCCTGTTAGTTCGATTAAATCTATGCTAGGCCATACGATGGGAGCCTCGAGTGCAATTGAAGCAGTGGCTTGTACCTTGGCTATTCGCCATTCTGTTATTCCTCCAACGATGAACGTATCCGAACTCGATGCTGATTGTGTGAAAAATGTTGTACCTAACCAAGCGGTTCATCAACCAGTCAAAGTTGCAATTAGCAATTCCTTTGCTTTTGGAGGCAATATTTCCACTATTGTGTTGAGAGGAGTAACGGAATGA